DNA sequence from the Novipirellula galeiformis genome:
GCTAACATATAGATCTGGTCGACATCGGGGCGTTGTTCACGATCCACTTTGATGCAAACAAAGCGATCGTTCAGCAGCGCTGCGATTTCAGGATCGACAAACGACTCGCGTTCCATCACATGACACCAGTGACACGCGGCATAGCCGACCGACAGGAACACCATCTTGTTTTCGCGAACCGCCTTCTCAAAGGCCGCTTCGCCCCAGGGATACCAATCGACGGGGTTGTGGGCGTGTTGCAGCAGATACAGACTCGATTCGCCGGCAAGCCGATTGGCGGGGCGAGCGTGTTTCGCTGGTTCGCCCGCGGACACTTCTTGGTTTGATGATTCTTGCTTTGACGCTTCCTGCACGGGCGTTTCTTGCCCACGACACGCACATGTCGCGAACATCGTCAAAGCGGTAAAGATCAACGAGTAATAAAATGAGGTCATCTGGCAGCATCCTGAAGAGGCAATGGCGGATGATGGCTCACGTCTTTGCAGCAACAGGAGCGAACCATCTCGACTCATTCTAACGCACGCCCCCGTCGTGGATTTTGCTGAAGATCCTTTTCTGCGAGGTTGGGAAAGTTCATCCGATGCTAGGCAAGGGACGTGTAGCCACGTCCACTACGGCAGCCAAAATGCAGAGCAGTATAAAACTTTGTCATCCGACGGGATCCTTGCGTGTCACGGTGGATGAAGATTTTGATGGGTGGCACTAACTCCCCTAACTCCCTAACTCCGTTTCGACCGAGTGATTTCGCTCCTTCGTAAACAAGGACTGATGCAACTGAAACGTAGTGGATCTTGCTAAAGACCCTTTTCTGCGAGGTTGGGAAAGTTCATTCGATGCTAGGCAAGGGACGTGTAGCCACGTCCACTACGGTAGCCAAAATGCAGAGCAGTGCAAAACGTTGTCATCCGACAATGATCCTTGCGAGTTATGGTGGATGAAGATTTTGATGGGTGGCACTAACTCCGTTTCGACCGAGTCGATTTCGCTCCTTCGTAAACAAGGTCTGATGCAACTGAAACGTAGTGGATCTTGCTAAAGATCCTTTTCTGCGAGGTTGGGAAAGTTCATTCGATGCTAGGCAAGGGACGTGTAGCCACGTCCACTACGGCAGCCGCAGAACAGTAGAAAACTTTGTCATCCGACGGGATCCTTGCGTGTTACGGTGGATGAAGATTTTGATGGGTGGTACTAACTCCGTTTCGACCGAGTGATTTCGTTCCTTCGTAAACAAGGTCTGATGCAACTGAAACGTAGTGGATCTTGCTAAAGATCCTTTTCTGCGAGGTTGGGAAAGTTCATCCGATGCTAGGCAAGGGACGTGTAGCCACGTCCACTACGGCAGCCAAAATGCAAAGCAGTGCAAAACGTTGTCATCCGACGAGATCATTGCAGCAGTGGTTGCCTACCATGTGTGGAACGCTACGGACTACGCCGCATTCCGTAGCGTCGCCGCAGGCCGCGACATCGCAGCTTGGCTTTGCCGGCGATGGTCACCGGCCACACTCCGAGAAATGGGACCGCGGTTTAGTCTGTCAGGCGTCGACAGTGTTTCGAACCTGGTCCGTCGAGCGGAACGTCGGCACAGGGAGTCCTCGCTGTAGCGTCAAGACGCTGAAAAGATTGAGCAGCCGCTTCACTTCAACACCCAAACACAAGTCGCTGCCCCCGACGAAGCCCTGACACAATGTTGTTACCGCAGTCGAACCTCCGCCAGAGACCGAAGTCGGTGGCTAGTCGTTCTTCGTAAGAAACTTTCACTCTCTATCGAAAACCGGTTTTATCCCAGCACTACCGGACATCGTTTCCTCATTCAGGGGTTGACTGCGCCCCTATGAGGTATTACTCTCGCCCTAACGGGCATTAACTTCGCCCTAATAGGCTCTAATGGGCCACACAGTGTTTGTTGCAAGACAACACAAATAATCTTCGGGCCACCGTGTTTGTTGCAAAACAACACAAATAAATTACTAATCCAGGCCCAGCTTTTATCACATTCTTTTGGGGAAATTAGCATGCAATGTTTTAAGAGGTTTTCAGGAGCGACCCGCGCCGGCTTTACGCTCGTCGAGTTGCTCGTCGTCATTGCGATCATTGGTGTTTTAGTCGGATTGTTGCTGCCAGCGGTCCAAGCGGCGCGCGAGGCGGCGCGGCGGATGCAATGCAGCAACAATTTCAAACAGATTGGTCTGGCACTGCACAACTATCACGACACCTTCAATAAATTTCCGCCGGGTGAGATCTCCTTGAGCCGGATCGGCGTCTTGGCCCTAATCTTGCCACAGATCGAGCAAGGGGCACTGCACGATCAGCTTTCCACTGCAGGCGCCTTCATTGCCCGAGGTACCGCCGAGGCACCGAGATGGCAGGACAACCCGGCCATTATCTCGACCGGAGCTACCCCCTTGGCAAAGACGGTAGTCCCTGCCTACATCTGCCCGTCCGACCCCAGCCCCGATCTGAACGAGCGGCTGAAGTCAAACGTCAGTGGCGCATTCGCCAAGGCGAACTATGTCGGTGTTTATACGTCCGTCACTTACAACACCGCTGGCGCTAAGACCTCTGACAAGTTGGCGACCTTTTATAACGACTCGGAAATCAGATTCCGCGATATCATCGATGGAACCAGTAATACGGTTGTCATGGTCGAGCGTGCCGGCATATCTCCTTGGAACGCTTCGTTGTGGATCGGCTGGCATGACCTGACCGGGTCGATCAACAACAGTTACCAGTTCGGACTTCGAGTGCGGATGAATCGATTATCCAACGACACGGACTACCCGATCAACGGGCGCGGTTCCTACGCGGCCAGTAGCCTCCATCCCGGTGGTGCCCAATTCCTACGCGGCGACGGATCGGTCGTCTTCCTTCCCGAGACGATCAGCCTGCCAACCTATTCCGCGTTGGGGACGATCAACGAGGGTGAGGTAATCGGCGAATATTGATCCGCTTGGTGAAAAACGCGGTCGCGGCGTTATAGGAATCTCACCCAATTCAGGACGCGGCTTATCACTAATGCACCAGATTGCGACGATCGTTTACGTCGCAATCTGGTAATCCAATCCATGCGAAGCATCGTCTTCGCATTACGATTGGACTAACCTGTACACGCTAGATCAATGGAGCAGAGCTGGAATGCATCGATATCACATTACATTGTCGCTAATGGTTTGCTTGGCCATCAGCCTAACCGGGTGCGGGTCAAGCGGGCCAACCCTGGCGGAGGTCAGCGGAACCGTCACACTCAACGGGCAACCGCTACCCGACGCCATGGTCAGCTTCTATCCGACCTCGGGTGAACGATCGGCTCACGGCGTGACCGATGCGGCCGGCCACTACACTCTAATGTTCACCGGCCTCAAAGAAGGAGCCCTCGTGGGTCCACACTCTGTCCAAATCGAGACGGGTGTGCAGGTCGGCGAGGAAGAGATAAGCCCCGCCGCAAAGGTCGCCCAACTGCCCGCCAAGTACAACAAAGAGACGGAGCTAACCGCCGAAGTCGAACGAGGCTCGAACACGCTCGACTTCGACCTGCAATAGCCCACGACAGGCGGATTTCAGTGGGTCGGTGTTGCTTGCACAACTGAGAATATTGCGTGTGGGAGCAATGCCGAGGACGAGGTTCGCGGACACTTTTTGGAAACTCGCTTTCGTCGTCAAATTTTGTCGACGAAGCGAGTTTTTTTCGTGTACGCAGCTTAGGTGGACCTACGAATAGCGAACCTCGGCGGCCCTTAACTAGGATGGTCCCTTCTTTCGCAATCGAACAAATGCTGGCTGACTGCGTGCTCAACACTGGATTCGCGTGGGGACGATTCGTGTGGGGACAGAGCTCAATGCTCGGAGGTATC
Encoded proteins:
- a CDS encoding carboxypeptidase-like regulatory domain-containing protein yields the protein MHRYHITLSLMVCLAISLTGCGSSGPTLAEVSGTVTLNGQPLPDAMVSFYPTSGERSAHGVTDAAGHYTLMFTGLKEGALVGPHSVQIETGVQVGEEEISPAAKVAQLPAKYNKETELTAEVERGSNTLDFDLQ
- a CDS encoding DUF1559 family PulG-like putative transporter, producing MQCFKRFSGATRAGFTLVELLVVIAIIGVLVGLLLPAVQAAREAARRMQCSNNFKQIGLALHNYHDTFNKFPPGEISLSRIGVLALILPQIEQGALHDQLSTAGAFIARGTAEAPRWQDNPAIISTGATPLAKTVVPAYICPSDPSPDLNERLKSNVSGAFAKANYVGVYTSVTYNTAGAKTSDKLATFYNDSEIRFRDIIDGTSNTVVMVERAGISPWNASLWIGWHDLTGSINNSYQFGLRVRMNRLSNDTDYPINGRGSYAASSLHPGGAQFLRGDGSVVFLPETISLPTYSALGTINEGEVIGEY